CATTCAGACAGCGCTCAAACCCGGCGGTTTGCTTTTCTATGAAACTTTTTCATCGGATCACTTAAAGTACACCAGCTTCAAAAGAGAATGGGTTCTGGAGCCGAATGAGTTGCTAAAAGTTTTTCACGACTTGCGCGTACTAAGGTATCGTGAAGTGGACGACACCGAAGCGCAAAAAGGATTCGCCTCTCTAATTGCGCAGAAACCAATTGCTTAAAAAAAATATGACGTCACTTCGTTCTTCCAGATATTTTCTTGGCCTGACGGCCTTGTGCCTGATCCTTCCCTTACTGACTTCCTGCGCCTTCAAAAAGGAAAAAAAACTGGAAAAAGGCGGACTCACCCTGATGTACCCCACCCAGGCTTCGGCGGGATCGGAAGTCAATTCGATGCAACTCAACCACCCGCTGAATATTTCCGAAGATCAGGTCCGCGCCCAACTGGCATTTCTGTTTTTTGAAGAACTGTCCCTCATGGGGAAAAAGAGACCGGTATTTGCTCCCGAATCGATCAACACAATCGCTCCGCTCATCGCCAAAGGCATTCGGCACCTGAAACCGGGACGTCTGTTGTTTTTTGAATGGGAAAGCCCCAAGGGAACCACCTCCGGTCATGTCTTCATCGTCGGCTCCATGATCCACTGGCGTTTCGATTCCATTCAGGGCATGGACTACGCCTCCAGCACGCTCTCATCCTGGGGCGGAAACACCTGGCGACTGACCCCCATTCCGGGGCAGGCTTATCATGTATCAAAAAAAATTCTGGGCGAGAGGACGAACGAGAACTGGATCTTTTCCAAACAGGATCTATCCGTCCCAAAACGCATTCAAAAACGCGCCCGGAAGTTGAGCAAGGACCCCTCGAAACAATCAGAGCCGCCAGAGCAACGAACCATACCCGGCAAGAAAGAACTTGAGCAAAAATTAAAATTTCTCAAGGACCTACGCGATAAAGATTTGATTGGCGAGGAAGAATACCAGCAAAAGCGTGAAGAACTGCTCAACAAACTTCTGTAAATTTTATTTCGCGGAAGCGGAAAATTTTGCGGCGTACTGTTCCATGATTTCGTCGACCTTGTCCATCAAATCATTCCGCTCCTGATTGGTCGCGTCAATCTTGCGTTTGACCTGAACAATATCCTCCGCAGGCAGGTCGGTCCGACGCGCTTCGTCTTCCAAATGCCACAGGCGGATATTGCGCACCGAGAGTTCGCTGATCGCCTCGCCCATTTCCTTGATCGCATCCGACTTCTTAACGTTTCTGTTTTGATACAGTTTTAATTTTTCGTCGCGGATTTTAACTTTGCCTTCCAGCGCCAAAACGAAAAAAGCGTTCGCTTCGTCAATCAGATCCTGATTTTGTCGCGCCGCCAGATCGCGCTTCGCCTGCAATTCCGCCTTCTGAGGGTCGGCCGACTCCAACGCTTCAATCGCTTCATCGAGATGCCACAAGCGAAGGTTTTTGATAGATACTTTATCAACCAAACTGCCCAGTGTTTCCGCCATAAATCACTTCCTGACTGAGAGACGTTATCGATCAGGCGCGCAGGGCGCGCCAACAAATGCTAACGCTACCACAGGCGCCGAAGAATCATCAAGCCCTTTTCATCCCACCCGGCGCGGCATCGCGTCATTTCTTTCTGAGCAAATATACGCCGTCGCGCAGGGTCAGCATGACTTTGTCCACGCGTTTGTCCTTGACGATCGCTTTATTGAAATCATTGATCGCGTGGTCCGATTCATCGCTGGGTTTCAAAACGCGACCGCTCCACAACACGTTGTCCACCGCGATCAAACCGCCGGTTCGAATCATCGGCAGGATCAATTCGTAATAATTTTTGTAGTTCTGTTTGTCCGCGTCGATGAAAGCCATATCGAACGAACCGCTGAGCGTTTTCAGCGTTTCCGTCGCCGCCCCTTCCAGCAGGGTGATTTTCTTGCCGTGCGGGCTTTGCGCAAAAAAGGATTTTGCAAACTTGATCGCGACCGGATCGATATCGCAGGTGAACAATTCTCCGTCGTCGGGCAAGGCCGCCGCCATCGATAACGATGCATAGCCGCCAAAGGTTCCCACTTCGATAATGCGTCGGGCGCCGATCAAATGCGCCATCATATTTAAAAACTGTCCCTCAATGCGTCCCGTACACATATGAGGAATTTCCAGCCTCTCGTAAATCTCCCCCTCCAGTTGACGTAAAAATTCGCCCTCAGACTGGGTGTGATCGAAGGCATAGTACTCAACGTCTCCGTCTATAAAATCCATTCGCGTCTTCTCCTTATCATTCAATAAGTAATGTTCTCGCTATCCAGCGACCGCCATGCATACCATGCTGCCACCGTCCTCAAAGGTCGCCACCGCTCCCCCAAACTGCGAAGCTCGGCCCGGCTCGGCATCTGCGGCAATGCGTACAAACGCTGAACGCCCTTCTGGACGCCCAGATCATCCACCGGCAACACATCATAACGATTCAGCGAAAAAATAAGAAACATTTCCGCCGTCCATCGACCGATCCCTTTCACAGCCGTCAATTGTTCAATGATCGCCTCATCGCTTTCGCAGATCAATCGACGCGGACGAATCGCGCCGCTATGAAAATGTTCGCTCAGGTCTTTCAGGTAAGAAATTTTTTGTCGCGACAGGCCGGCATCACGCAAGCTCTCCTCGGCAAGCGCCAGAACGCGCGCCGGGTTGGGTCGGAGCGAAGGAAACAGGCGACGAAACCGGCCGTGAATCGTCTCCGCCGCGAGCGTGGATATTTGCTGAGAGATGATCGACCGGCACAGGGTCTGAAAATAATTCCGGTTGCGCTTCAAAGCGAAGGGTCCAATGCGACGCATCGCCGCTGAAATGACAGGATCGCATTGATCAAAATGACGGAGCATTTGACGCGAACTGATCTGCCCTCCGTTCACATCCTTCATGCGTCAATCCACATGCAGGGCGCGCAAACTTTTTAGACCCGGCGCTTCCCGGATCGTCTGCGCCGCCGCTTCGCTGATGCCGTTGCCGTATAAATCGAGGGACACCAGATTGCCAAAAACTTCGCTTTCAGCGAAGAGATTCGCCGCGTCGTCGCCCAGTCGATTGTTGGCCAGCGACAGCGTCGTCACCGAGCGCATCACTTCCGATCCGCACAAGGCTTCCAGTCCGGCCAGACCGAGGCGCACGCCCTGCAGATAAACATCCGTCAGACTGCGCCAGTTCGGCGCATTGGCAAGGGCGCGAACGCCCGCCGCGCGCAGTGGATTTTCTTTCAGGTAAATCAGTTCCAGTCCAGCCAGCGCCTCGGAATCTCCCATGCAGGCGATGCCTTCCTCGCTGAAGCGATTGTTCTGCAAGTACAAACGGCGCAAATTGGTCAGGGTTTTTGACTCCGCCAAATACCGGGCGCTGAGATTGGTGAGTTTATTATCTTTCAACGACAGCAGGGTGATCTGCGAAATCTCTGGGGATGAAGCCAGCACGCTCACTCCAGCGTCCATGAACTCGTTGGTGTCCAGATGCAATTCGTAGACGGTTTTAATTTTGCCAAAGCGCATCATGTCTTCCACATCTTCAATGATGACCTCCTTGTCGTTGACCTGCATCTTGTAATGCGGACCCTCGCCGCTGTCCTCCGAATACATCGCCGATTCATTAATGACCATCGCCGATTCATCTGAATGCTCGGGAATGAGCAGAGTCAGGCTGTTTTCCAATAAACTTTCAAATAAGGGACTTATCATGTCAAATTCAGGATCGCTTTCTAAAGGGCTGATAATCGTTCGCACCGTATCGCCGGGAGAACAAAGGACTCATCATTACTGAATCCAGGAT
This window of the Candidatus Nitrohelix vancouverensis genome carries:
- a CDS encoding methyltransferase; translated protein: MDFIDGDVEYYAFDHTQSEGEFLRQLEGEIYERLEIPHMCTGRIEGQFLNMMAHLIGARRIIEVGTFGGYASLSMAAALPDDGELFTCDIDPVAIKFAKSFFAQSPHGKKITLLEGAATETLKTLSGSFDMAFIDADKQNYKNYYELILPMIRTGGLIAVDNVLWSGRVLKPSDESDHAINDFNKAIVKDKRVDKVMLTLRDGVYLLRKK
- a CDS encoding DUF4254 domain-containing protein — protein: MAETLGSLVDKVSIKNLRLWHLDEAIEALESADPQKAELQAKRDLAARQNQDLIDEANAFFVLALEGKVKIRDEKLKLYQNRNVKKSDAIKEMGEAISELSVRNIRLWHLEDEARRTDLPAEDIVQVKRKIDATNQERNDLMDKVDEIMEQYAAKFSASAK
- a CDS encoding DNA-3-methyladenine glycosylase 2 family protein → MKDVNGGQISSRQMLRHFDQCDPVISAAMRRIGPFALKRNRNYFQTLCRSIISQQISTLAAETIHGRFRRLFPSLRPNPARVLALAEESLRDAGLSRQKISYLKDLSEHFHSGAIRPRRLICESDEAIIEQLTAVKGIGRWTAEMFLIFSLNRYDVLPVDDLGVQKGVQRLYALPQMPSRAELRSLGERWRPLRTVAAWYAWRSLDSENITY
- a CDS encoding SHOCT domain-containing protein; the encoded protein is MTSLRSSRYFLGLTALCLILPLLTSCAFKKEKKLEKGGLTLMYPTQASAGSEVNSMQLNHPLNISEDQVRAQLAFLFFEELSLMGKKRPVFAPESINTIAPLIAKGIRHLKPGRLLFFEWESPKGTTSGHVFIVGSMIHWRFDSIQGMDYASSTLSSWGGNTWRLTPIPGQAYHVSKKILGERTNENWIFSKQDLSVPKRIQKRARKLSKDPSKQSEPPEQRTIPGKKELEQKLKFLKDLRDKDLIGEEEYQQKREELLNKLL